The following are encoded in a window of Pectinophora gossypiella chromosome 8, ilPecGoss1.1, whole genome shotgun sequence genomic DNA:
- the LOC126368909 gene encoding lipase 3-like: MKRHLVILTVTIIVAHAAIDPRPGVVETPEDIMKAFFYQQKTKVERVFTSGYEEAKKMKDSVNNYMEEQQRKFSNDISSYVESVKESSRKVTNMWSFVPGEDSDSRLENPDVILSVPAIISRHGYTCETHTVVSQGYLLNVHRIPRSKNGKNTPSNTVYLQHGLFASSADWILNGPEKALAYVLAEAGYDVWMGNIRANKYSREHAWLKPNSKSYWNFSWHDVAEHDVPAVIDYIRQVKGEETKITYIGHSMGTTILFAMLTLRPEYNEILTAGFALAPVVFMSDVKSPLRSLAPITSNVASMEMMYGSYEFIPKRSSLGRMSNSCEVNKLDFMVCKNVLFYICGYDEKQFNKTLLPVFLTHLGTGTSWKTAVHFAQEATSGGNFQQFDYGSYHNNRIYGTETPPQYDLSKITLPISLFWANNDLLSSEKDVKKLYEKLPPATTEIYEVPFPEFNHLDYLWAIDAPTLVNDKVLQSLQRVFDDGNNLFSFNIRFAK; the protein is encoded by the coding sequence atGAAACGACATCTTGTAATCCTCACAGTTACTATCATAGTCGCGCATGCAGCTATCGATCCCCGGCCTGGAGTTGTCGAGACCCCAGAAGACATTATGAAGGCTTTCTTCTATCAACAGAAAACCAAAGTCGAACGAGTCTTCACTTCAGGTTATGAAGAAGCCAAGAAGATGAAGGACTCTGTAAACAACTACATGGAAGAGCAGCAGAGGAAGTTCTCCAACGATATCAGCAGTTACGTCGAGAGTGTTAAAGAAAGCAGCAGAAAAGTTACCAACATGTGGTCCTTCGTTCCCGGTGAAGACAGTGACTCGCGTTTGGAAAATCCTGACGTCATTCTATCAGTGCCAGCCATCATCAGTCGTCATGGTTACACTTGCGAGACACACACGGTCGTCTCTCAAGGATACCTGCTCAACGTGCACAGAATACCAAGGTCGAAAAACGGTAAGAACACTCCCTCTAATACGGTTTATCTTCAACACGGGCTGTTTGCCAGTTCAGCGGACTGGATCCTCAATGGGCCTGAGAAGGCTTTGGCTTATGTCCTCGCTGAGGCTGGTTATGACGTGTGGATGGGAAACATAAGAGCGAACAAATACTCAAGAGAGCACGCCTGGTTGAAGCCTAATTCAAAGTCTTATTGGAACTTTTCCTGGCATGATGTTGCCGAACACGACGTACCTGCTGTTATTGACTATATCCGTCAAGTAAAAGGAGAGGAAACAAAGATCACTTACATAGGCCACTCTATGGGTACCACAATATTGTTCGCCATGCTGACACTACGTCCTGAATACAACGAGATCCTGACCGCTGGTTTCGCTTTAGCTCCAGTAGTTTTCATGTCGGATGTGAAGTCTCCACTAAGAAGTTTAGCTCCGATCACCAGCAATGTTGCGTCTATGGAAATGATGTATGGTTCCTACGAGTTCATTCCGAAACGATCTTCTCTGGGAAGAATGTCGAACTCCTGCGAAGTGAACAAACTGGACTTCATGGTCTGCAAGAATGTTCTCTTCTACATCTGTGGTTACGATGAGAAGCAGTTCAACAAGACTCTTCTGCCAGTGTTCTTGACTCATTTAGGGACTGGGACGTCTTGGAAGACAGCGGTCCATTTCGCCCAAGAGGCAACTTCTGGCGGCAATTTCCAGCAATTCGACTATGGATCTTATCATAACAACAGGATATATGGAACGGAAACTCCTCCTCAATACGACTTAAGTAAGATTACGCTACCTATTTCCCTGTTTTGGGCTAACAATGATCTGTTATCTAGTGAGAAAGATGTGAAGAAGCTGTATGAGAAACTGCCGCCAGCAACAACGGAAATTTACGAAGTACCGTTCCCAGAATTTAATCACTTGGATTATCTCTGGGCTATTGACGCGCCCACATTGGTAAACGATAAGGTTCTACAATCCTTACAAAGAGTCTTTGATGATGGAAATAACTTGTTTAGTTTCAATATAAGGTTCGCTAAGTAG